AAGTTAGCTCAACGttgtacctttttaaaatattcattaagCTGAATCATTGTAATTGGTGTCCAGTGCCCCATGCCTGACCTATGAGTAACTCTTGAGAAAAATATTGCAACCGACTAAAGTTTAGGAAGCTGCATAGCCATTCATAGTTAACTTTTATATCGCTAGCAATCTAACAATAGACTGCATATGAATTACATTTTAGAATTTAGAAAGATACAAAGTGACAGTTTTAAATTTTGACTTTCTGCTCAGccccaaaaggggaaaaaaaaaaattggagtgtTAGTGGAATTTTATTCGCATAAATATTTTCTTCCTATGGCTACTACTTCCTAAGGCTCTTCAAAAATGTATGTACTGTTAAGTTCACTTTCAGTTGTCTCTTTCTGATTTGACTTCTTGGCCATCACTGATGCGAATCCATGTTACAGCTTTTTCCTTACTGCTATAAAACAGTGAGTCCACATCAAAGATGACTGTGCAAATTTTATTGTGACTATTCAAAACATTTATCTGTATGAATTCAGTCTTGTGGAATGTGTGGATACTGATGTTTCAGAGGAGTCTGTATAAATAGCAGGCTTTGTTAACTCTGGTGTGATCTCTTGCATTGGCCACATCTCTACCCAGATAAATGATGGGCCATATGTTTTCTGACTGCTGTTGCTTCCTATGGATCTTCCTTGTTTGTAATTATACCAAACCTGCTGTATCATTTCTTTGAACGGTCGTGTGGTCAGAGTGTAGAGGAGAGGATTCAAAGCACTATTTATAGGCAGTATAAAAATCACCACCCAGGAAGTTATAGTACcttgaggagggaaaaaaaagaaatttaaatatTCAAAAGTGTATGTATTCAATCACATTGTATTAGTATATAATACTTTATGGTAAAAGCAGTGTACAAATATTAACTGATATCTTCACAGTGTTAGCACTTAAGCTTTCTTTTTCTAGATGATTTTCACACAAGCCATTTAACTgaattttttatttagaaaagaaacaaaaaacatacCTGGTATTTCTACTTGAAGTAAAGAAAGCAATTTCAAAATAAAGATGGGAATCCAGCATAATGCATCAGTGAAAACAATGAAGAAAAACCGTTTAGCAAGGGTCATCTCTTTTTTAATATGATTCCGGATTTCAGTTGCTGTGATGGCTGTTTGGTGAACACTGTAAAACATACTTCCATAGGAAAACACAATGATGATAAAAGCTGCCAAGTTTACACCTGTTAAGAAGTTAAGGGATGTTAGTGATTTAAGACATGAATGATTATTTTCAGGCATGCAGCTTACTGGCAAATTGGGGAAGTTATAGGGCACGTAGCAAAGGAGAATCTTTTATCCAAACTACTAGTACAGCTGGAATTTAGATAGTAGGTAGAACTTGAGTCAGACTTTATATAGGACATTGAGGTTAATGCCTCTTTATTCAAAGTATATTTATTAATTATCACTAAATGGTGAACATTCCCTATCTAAACCATGTAGTGAATCTTGTAGGTCTGTGTTCTTTGGTTTCAGCATTGCTTAACTGACAGTCTTCAACCTCTATttcctgtagtatctgagcacctgctaACTACTAATAAATTTTATGCTTACAACAACCCTCTCACAtcagtattattcccattttacatatggctTATCAAGGCACAAGATAGATTaactgacttgctcaaggtctcaCAGGCAATCGGCAACTGAACCAGGCACTGGCTCTAGATCTCCTAAGTCCTAGTGCAGTGCACAGTCCACTAGACTATTCTTTTGACCCTAGAAAGTTGTGGCCTAGACAGGCAAAGTGTGGGGGCTCAATCCCTGATTAGCATATGCTCCAACCAACTGGCCAGTGACTGGTCATCACACCATCATCAAACTAAGCAGCAAATGAGTAAGCTCATGTATAATTCTgagattttaaaagtaaatattttaataaatgcatGGGTCTCATACTTTCACAGAGGGCCCATTTTCAAACATGAGTAAATAATGTGTTCAAATCTAATTCTTGGGTGCCGATCATTGTACCTAAGTGCATAAAGTGGGCACTTATATACTAATCAGAGCATCCAAATATGGGATTTGGGCAGCCTAGTAAGGCTGCCATCTTCGTTTGAAAGTTGGGCTCCCCCTGTAGCTCCAGCAAACATATGTAAAGGAAGAAACACAACATACTTACCTAAAAAAATAACAACAGAATAAATCTGGCCTCCTGTACTTTCTGCCTGTTCTGAATGAAGAGGAAAACAGACTCCATTGGTGCCATAGTAGTTTCTGAAAAATTCCTTGTGGCTTAGTGGAATAAAAGCAACCAGAAAGCCAATAACCCAGATGAGAATCAAAATGGAAATTGTCCTGCATTTTCCTGGCTTCAAACACCTAAAAGGATAAACTATGCATATATATTTTTCCAAAGTCAGGTAAGTCAACAGTAAAACAGACACCTCTGTAGACAGAATAGCCAATGAGCCCACCAATTGGCAGTGGATACTGTCCATCCACAACTGAGCATGCTTGTTGTATTCTCCACGATATTTAACGTCAAAGGCTCCAATCACAAATAAATATATTCCCATCAGACAGTCAGCACCTGTAGAAATAACATTCAAAGAATATGAATTAATAGGGAATAATTTGGTTTATATATCTGAATTATCCTTTGTTTTAtaatatatgtattttaataatataCTTAAAGTTCTACCAGCAACTATAGTTAAGATTACAAAATTCTCAATTCTAACTGGTTTTCAGTGACTACTGCCTTTCTGAAATTTTCACCATTTGGACTGACATATTTTATTCTTGCTCTCTGCCCTAAGGTGATTTTCCTTTTAAGTTCATGCAAAAACCAGTTGTTATAAAgcatgaataaaaataatatacatttcccattataaaaaTACTTCCTGCAGCTTTTTATGAATAGTTCTAGTTCCAAAATGGCTAGAATACTGAAACTTTGTGTGCAAAGTGTTCACATTGAGTAGAAGTGTCTTTGCTAGTGTTACAGAAATTTGGTTTTGATTTGCCCAAGCTATGATCCTATCAAAAATCATATGCTGGGCATGCACAATACAGATTGCACAGAGCCTTTTGCTGAGGTTGAAAAATTATCAGGTAAGGCAGGCCACACTCCACATGTGTGGCTGACTAAATAAGTTCCACAGTGAAAAGTAAAATATTGTGGGAGGGTTCCTGCACACTTTTCAAAGTATGCATTAGGGAGTTCCTCTCTGAGCCACCTTAGGCATTGTCAGGATTAGAGCTGTGTAAAGAAAGATAATTCCATTTTGTGGAGGATTTCtgtattttgaaatttggtttaatTATGATCTGgaacaaaaagcaaacattttgaaatactcCAAAAATGGGAAAGCCCTGGAGTCAAAttcagggtcacattttcaaagacAATCCTGCATTTGCACACACAATCATTTGGTCATGTAAAGAATAGCATTTTCTCATAACAGAAATCACAGAATGTGTGTAAAATTGAGTTTTTACAACCATTTTGCAAATTGGAATGTTTAGAACACAAATTCTGCTGGTGTGCATGAATTACTATGTGCTTATAATTGTGCTGAAGCTGGGTTAatgttcctttgaaaatttggggCTCATTCCTGTTCTTATTGAAGACAGTAATTTGGCACTCAACTTCGATGGGAGTAATATCAGACACTTGGCCTTCAGTGTTAACCCACTCTCCACAGTAAGTTAAAGGTAGACTCCAAGAACCTTTGTGTTGTTTGAGGTATAGCATTTTATAATTTGGCTGAACTTTCTCTTGCAATCTAGTGCTATGGGTGTGTCACTGctatataataataaaatttaGAGCCAGACATACTAAAACCAGATTTTTATATGTGTTTGAAACCTTTTATTTGGGGGTAATACTCACAGCAGAGAGACATTATTGACATGGCATGGAGCTTGTTCTCAGATCTGATGTAAGGCCGCATGCAGATAACAAAGATATTTCCAAAGCAAGTGACAGCAGAAACAACCCAGACAAACACTCTCTGTACAGTGCTAGCTAGGAGATTCTCAAAAGATGAAATCCCATCAGTATTTGGCTTACAGCTGCGCACATGGGGGGCATATCCACAATACTGGAATTTCTTAAAATATCTAgttgaggaaaaaagaaaatgagaaaaatgttTCACTCTGATTGTCAAATTGGTGTGGTTTGGGATACATGTTTTTCACAATAATGTGGGCATTTGTGGAACACCTACTAAAGATCTAAAGCATAAAATGTTTTCTGGTAATAGAAAACTAGTAATAAAGGATTTTGATTTTTTAAGTACACAAATGCACAAATTCATTAATGGATTCCAAGGCTatagaagagaccattgtgatcacctagtctgatctgTACAACGCAaggcatagaacttccccaaaataattcctagaacagatctgttagaaagttgtcagtgatggagactctacCACTACCCATGGTAAATTACTCTCGCTGTTAAAAAtaaaccttatttccagtctgaatttgaaaTAAACTTAAAGTCTGTATAAAACCTGTCAGGGTATGAACTGATTAGTTAGTTAATGTTTGTTAGTGGTTTGATGCTAAAAAGCACTATGTATGTGTGCTAAACATTAGTAATAACAGTACTTAAAACaagtaattattttaattgaatCCACAGCGCACACTATAAAAAGATATGATTGAGACAGAGTGTGGAGACAATAGCTAGTCCTCACTAAGCTGGGAGTTAGCTATCTCTTGCCGCCGTTCCCCTTTCCCTAGTTTAATTAGGTCTGTGAAGGCATATAGGAATGTCTGCAGGGGAGTCAGAAAGCAAAGAGTATCTGTAGAAACAAGAGATCTATACTCAGCTGCTGAGTTGTGGTATTTCCCCACCTTTGTTTTACTTATGACAGTTTCTTTTAATTTATGCTGATAAAGGTTTGATCATTCTTGCTGAATATTGTTGTATTTTTTCATCAGCTGAAAGTGATTTGGTACGTTCTGAGAGCCACAGAAACGATAATGGTCTATATCAGAATACATTATACATATATTAGCATACCTAAACTGGTACTATTAACATTACTTTAGATCATGTATACATCAATAAGCAAACCCAGATAGGGTCAGTACAATATCTGTTTACAAGGAACTGAACTATGCTGTTTAGGAGATTTAATTATAATTTTAACTTTATCATTATGTTAAAATGAATCCTAACCTCCTCCCTGCATCACTTTTTCTTAATGATACTCTCAGTTTACCTGACAGCATCAATTGGTTTTTCAACTACTCAGCAGCCAGAAAGGCAGTGAATGCAAGTTCTcatatatttctatttttaaacattctgcactttgtaaaattaaaaaatcaaaacacaggAAGGAAAACTGGAATAATTTACTTACATGTGGGAGAGATTTCTAAGTGGTTTGAACATCCTTCTTTGGATATTTGTAATTTCAATGCCCTCCAGGCTGCTATAACCAATATATTCACAATAAAAAAAGGCAACATAAAATCAGTGGTAAAACACAACAAGCTTATTGTGGCCACAATTGTGTAGCTTTGATTACATGAAATTATAGATGAATGAGAATTGCATCTAGTCCATTCATATATTTGAAACTTCTGCAGtagaaaatctaaataaaaagctaaaaagtgaaataaatataaattacagTTAGTTGTGATAACCTTGCTGTCCTAATAGCACAAAAGAGTCTCTTTCAGTGTTCTCAGCAATGTTATCTATATTATTATTTTGCCTTTCCAAAGTACTTTTCTATTGATGTTCTTCCATTATCTCAGGGAAAATAACAGTTCTAATAATAGTATTTTAAATTCATATTGTGCCTTTCCTCTCAGACGGTCCAAAGTACTTCACTAGCTATAGTAACAACCACAGGAATTCACCCAATGACTGGCACACTGATTTGACAAAGACTGAggaaaatcacagaaatgtagggctggcagggaccttgagaagtcataaagtccagctccctgtgctgaggcaggaccaaataaatctagaccatccttgacaggtgttggTCTATcatattcttaaaaaccttcagtgatgaggattccacaacctctgttggaagcctattccagaacttaactgcccttatagttagaaaatcattcctaacatctaacctaaatctcccttcctgcagattaaacccatttcttcttgtcctgccttcaatggacatggaaaacaacgGATCACAGTCATGTGTAGAGCAGTCctaaacatatttgaagactgttatcaggtccccccctcaggcttcttttctccagacaaaACATACCacatttttcaacctttcctcagaagtcaggttttctaaacctttcaaaattttgttgctctcctctggactttctccaatctgtccacatctttcctaaaatgttggGCACTCTTTCAAAACTACCAAgggatatttttttgtttttattttttcttaatgtaagaaaaaaaatgcattaatatcTTCAACTACAATATTGTGTCACTGAAGTATACTTTCATAGTGTTATATTAACAGAATAATTACTTAATTCTTTCAGTTCAAACAGTGCAACAGTTAACTGTATAGTCTGTTTTCTAAATACACACTGTCATTTTTTGATTTGGACTGAGATGGATTTGGGGCCTATCCTACAAAGATTTTAGTGCAAAGTTCATCTGAGTTCACAGCAGATCAAGCCATAGGTGAAGAACAGTATCTGCCTTAATGGTTAGTAGCTGGGAGGGTCTTTTAAGGCCCTTTCCTCAGGGCTTTTTTTATTGTCCCCAGGGCTTTTTTTATTGTgctttcccttctcctccccaccaacTTTCTGCTTATCTCTGGTCACAGATGCAGAAGTTTCTCAtctgctttcttcttcttctaacACCTCTACTTGTCCCAGTGACCCAATTCCAACCCATCTCTTGATCTCCCTTATGTCCACTCTCATTCCCCTCCCTTATTCTTCTTATCACTCATTCTCCTCTAGCATTTTTCCCTTCACAACACAAACATGCTTTAGTGTCTCccatctgagaaaaaaaaaacaaccttcatCCCACTTGCCTCTCCAGCTATTGCCCCATGTCCATTCTCCCTTTCATCTCAAAGCTCACTGAACACACTGTTTACAAGTACTGTctggagttcctctcctccaTCCTAGACACTCTCCAGTCCAGCTTCTGCCCCTTGCATGCCACGGAAACCACTCTTGCCAAAGGCTCAAATaacctcttgtcataaacagatagctaagggttaatgtctctttcacctgaaaaaaaaagtatcctgaaacacctgaccagaggaccaatcaggaaaccagacttttttcaactctgggtggagggaagtttgtgtctgagttcttggtcttctgcctgaatctctctcagctagagaaggatttttctatttcctgctttctaatcttctgtttccaggttgtgagtacaaaaatggtttgttgttttgtatttacatgtctatagttgctagagtgctttaaattgtattctttttgaataaggctgtttattcatatttcttttaagcaattgaccctgtatttgtcaccttaatacagagagaccatttgtatgtatttttctttcttttttatataaagctttcttttaagacttgttggagttttttctttagtgaggaactccagggaattgagtctgcagctcaccaggaaattggtgggaggaagaagtcaggggagacctgtgtgtgttagatgtactagcctgactttgcattccctctgggtgaagagggaagtgcttttgtttccaggactggaattagagagggtggactccctctgcttagattcacggaggttgcttctgtgtatctctccaggagcacctggaggggggaagggaaaagatttatttccctttgttgtgagactcaagggattttgaTCTtgcggtccccagggaaggttttggggggaccagagtgccccaaaacactctaattttttgggtggtggcagcagtaccaggtccaagctggtaactaagcttggaggttttcatgctaacccccatattttggatgctaaggtccaaatctgggactaggctattgacatggtgtgcagcgtcgtgggaaagatagaatccaaaagccagtaggaatattatatttttcttttctctgctaggggctttttagcagagagaaacagtttgattttaaaaaggaaccagagagaatttttttttctgctctctctggcagctgtggcttgcatattaagcaagcaaccattaagagactgttaagggtcttttgtcacacaatagcactcccattagggggaaaataccagcactatatacctgcaaataaagtggtttttctggtttactttacattgaaaaaattagctaggaagaaagggaaaaaggctctgttgctaggcagaccccaggaggcaacagagcctgcagttcagaagataaacaccggagggcaccccaacacaagaaaacaggaaccatgcctaccaagacaaaaatggaggctaaagaacaaatcaaagaagctgaacaaaggcgagaactggaaaaatgactacaagagatggagctgagaaaaagagaaagagaggcagcctacaaaagagagcaagcagccaaagatgcagaccaccaaaaacagctggaactccagagggaagcccaccgacaggccatggaattagaaaaggctaagcaaaacacagccaaccctaacaaccctgcgccaatgattgttccacagcacaggaaatttcccacctacaaggcaggtgatgacacctaggccttcttggaaaattttgaaagagcctgtcttgggtaccgcatccctgaagaccagtacatggtagagttgaggccacagctcagtggacctttagcagagctggcagctaaaatgcctaaggagaacatgaacgactataaactttttcaaaccaaggccagatacagaatggggatcaccccagatcatgcccgtcggcgtttcagaacccaaaagtggaaaccagatgtgtcattccccaaacacgcctactatgttgggaaaaattatgaggcctggatatcaggacacaatgttaaatccttggacgaactgcacctcctcatacaaatggagcagttcttggatggtgttcctgaggacatcacacggtacatacaagatggaaaaccccaaaatctcaccgaggtgggggagattggagccagatggatggaagtggcggaaagcaagaaagctactgtcaaggggaacgaataccccagggggcacaccgaccataaaccctacaaccgagggtagccaaaaaccccacctacaacccaagtaaagccacagacacagtattcttccacctcaccagtctccagtaactcacctcggcccagtgacccatcagatggaagatgctttaagtgtaatgaactgggacatatcaaggccaactgtccaaagaacgccatccaagtgcaattcattacaccaccatcacacaaaagatccccaggcccagatgcctctcaaatacccttggagcgaagggaaaatttgagagtgggcggaaagaaggttactgcgtggagagacacgggggcacaagtgtcagctatcgaccaatcctttgtagaccccaaattcatcaacccaaaggcccaagtgacaatttaccccctcatgtcacaagctgtagacttgcctacagctgaactgcctgtccagtacaaaggctggtcaggaatgtggacttttgcagtctatgacaattatcctatccccatgctactgggggaagacttggccaaccaggtgaagcgggccaagcgagtgggaatggttacacgtagccaaaccaggcaagcttccagacccattcctgttcctgagccatccacagacgccccgtctgtgttaccagagacccagacagaggtagtggacccagattccatgccaaccattgaagcagccacaacacctccagtcccagacccggaactggaacagcaaccagcaccagcaattgcaaccacatcttcaaactcaatgccagtgggcgccagcgagccagaactggcaaaagcaacagacagccatacccaaaaggctcagccagagcctgaaataccctcaggtgcaccagcggagagcggttcaccagcaacggaaacaaccccatcacctacatcgcttccaaagggaccaagcccaagtccacagtctgaggaagaactggtaaccccagcctcaagggaacagttccagactgagcaggaagcagatgacagccttcagaaggcTTGGGCGGCACGGatcaccccaccgcctctcagctcttctaatcgatcccggtttgttatagaccaaggacttttatacaaggagattctttctggtgaacaccaggaagaatggcagccgcaaaaacagttggtggttccaactaagtaccgggggaagctcttaagcttagcccatgatcatcccagtggtcatgctggggtgaaccgaaccaaggaccggttggggaagtccttccactgggaggggatgggcaaggacgttgccaagtatgtccggtcttgtgaggtatgccaaagagtgggaaaaccccaagaccaggtcaaggcccctctccagccactccccataattgaggtcccatttcagcgagtagctgtggatattctgggtcctttcccaaaaaagacacccagaggaaagcagtacgtactgactttattggactttgctacccgatggccggaagcagtagctctaggcaacaccagggctaacactgtgtgcctggccctaacagacatctttgccagggtaggttggccctccgacaaccttacagattcagggtctaatttcctggcagggaccatggaaaaactgtgggaaactcatggggtgaatcacttggttgccaccccgtaccatcatcaaaccaatggcctggtggaaaggtttaatggaactttgggggccatgatacgtaaattcgtcaacgaatacttcaataattgggacctagtgttgcagcagttgctgtttgcctacagggctgtaccacatcccagtttagggttttcactgtttgaacttgtgtatggtcacgaggttaaggggccattacagttggtgaagcagcaatgggaggggtttatgccttctccaggaactaacattctggactttgtaagcaacctacaaagcaccctccgacactctttagcccttgctagagaaaacctaaaggatgctcaggaagagcaaaaggcctggtatgacagacatgccagagaacgttccttaaaggtaggagaccaggttatggtcttgaaggcgcaacaggcccataagatggaagcatcatgggaagggccattcacggtccaagagcgcctgggaactgtgaactacctcatagcatttcccaagtcctcactaaagcctagagtgtaccatgttaattctctcaagcctttctattccagagacttacaggtttgtcagtttacaatcCAGGGAGAttatgctgagtggcctgaaggtgtttactacgacgggaaaaaagacggtggcatggaagaggtgaacctctcaaccaccctggaacgtctgcagcggcgacaaatcaaggagctgtgcactagcttcgccccattgttctcagccaccccaggacggactgaacgggcataccactccattgacacaggtaatgctcactcaatcagaaccccaccctaccgggtgtctcctcatgcccaagctgctatagaacgggagatccagaatatgctacagatgggtataatccgctcatctaccagtgcatgggcatctccagtggttctggtacccaaaccagatggggaaatacgcttttgcgtggactaccata
This sequence is a window from Gopherus evgoodei ecotype Sinaloan lineage chromosome 5, rGopEvg1_v1.p, whole genome shotgun sequence. Protein-coding genes within it:
- the RXFP1 gene encoding relaxin receptor 1 isoform X1, with protein sequence MTSGCWFYTFFIFGTNFIHCTSENQDSGHEVICPLGYFPCGNLTKCLPQLLHCNGVDDCGNQADEDNCGDNNGWSQQFDKYFAKYNEMTSSHAFEVKTSECLVDSVPAECLCRGLELDCEGANLSTVPSVSSNVTLMSLKRNQLRKLSADSFKKYQDLKNLFLQNNKIRAVSEHAFKGLYNLTKLYLSHNKITLLKPGVFEDLHKLEWLIIENNKINQISPLTFHGLNSLILLVLMNNSLAHLPDKPLCQHMPRLHWLDFEGNHIHNLRNVTFISCSTLTVLVMRRNKISSLNENSFSSLQKLDELDLASNKIESLPPYLFKDLKELSQLNLSYNPIQKIQANQFDYLLKLKSLSLEGIEITNIQRRMFKPLRNLSHIYFKKFQYCGYAPHVRSCKPNTDGISSFENLLASTVQRVFVWVVSAVTCFGNIFVICMRPYIRSENKLHAMSIMSLCCADCLMGIYLFVIGAFDVKYRGEYNKHAQLWMDSIHCQLVGSLAILSTEVSVLLLTYLTLEKYICIVYPFRCLKPGKCRTISILILIWVIGFLVAFIPLSHKEFFRNYYGTNGVCFPLHSEQAESTGGQIYSVVIFLGVNLAAFIIIVFSYGSMFYSVHQTAITATEIRNHIKKEMTLAKRFFFIVFTDALCWIPIFILKLLSLLQVEIPGTITSWVVIFILPINSALNPLLYTLTTRPFKEMIQQVWYNYKQGRSIGSNSSQKTYGPSFIWVEMWPMQEITPELTKPAIYTDSSETSVSTHSTRLNSYR
- the RXFP1 gene encoding relaxin receptor 1 isoform X3, with the protein product MTSSHAFEVKTSECLVDSVPAECLCRGLELDCEGANLSTVPSVSSNVTLMSLKRNQLRKLSADSFKKYQDLKNLFLQNNKIRAVSEHAFKGLYNLTKLYLSHNKITLLKPGVFEDLHKLEWLIIENNKINQISPLTFHGLNSLILLVLMNNSLAHLPDKPLCQHMPRLHWLDFEGNHIHNLRNVTFISCSTLTVLVMRRNKISSLNENSFSSLQKLDELDLASNKIESLPPYLFKDLKELSQLNLSYNPIQKIQANQFDYLLKLKSLSLEGIEITNIQRRMFKPLRNLSHIYFKKFQYCGYAPHVRSCKPNTDGISSFENLLASTVQRVFVWVVSAVTCFGNIFVICMRPYIRSENKLHAMSIMSLCCADCLMGIYLFVIGAFDVKYRGEYNKHAQLWMDSIHCQLVGSLAILSTEVSVLLLTYLTLEKYICIVYPFRCLKPGKCRTISILILIWVIGFLVAFIPLSHKEFFRNYYGTNGVCFPLHSEQAESTGGQIYSVVIFLGVNLAAFIIIVFSYGSMFYSVHQTAITATEIRNHIKKEMTLAKRFFFIVFTDALCWIPIFILKLLSLLQVEIPGTITSWVVIFILPINSALNPLLYTLTTRPFKEMIQQVWYNYKQGRSIGSNSSQKTYGPSFIWVEMWPMQEITPELTKPAIYTDSSETSVSTHSTRLNSYR
- the RXFP1 gene encoding relaxin receptor 1 isoform X2: MSLKRNQLRKLSADSFKKYQDLKNLFLQNNKIRAVSEHAFKGLYNLTKLYLSHNKITLLKPGVFEDLHKLEWLIIENNKINQISPLTFHGLNSLILLVLMNNSLAHLPDKPLCQHMPRLHWLDFEGNHIHNLRNVTFISCSTLTVLVMRRNKISSLNENSFSSLQKLDELDLASNKIESLPPYLFKDLKELSQLNLSYNPIQKIQANQFDYLLKLKSLSLEGIEITNIQRRMFKPLRNLSHIYFKKFQYCGYAPHVRSCKPNTDGISSFENLLASTVQRVFVWVVSAVTCFGNIFVICMRPYIRSENKLHAMSIMSLCCADCLMGIYLFVIGAFDVKYRGEYNKHAQLWMDSIHCQLVGSLAILSTEVSVLLLTYLTLEKYICIVYPFRCLKPGKCRTISILILIWVIGFLVAFIPLSHKEFFRNYYGTNGVCFPLHSEQAESTGGQIYSVVIFLGVNLAAFIIIVFSYGSMFYSVHQTAITATEIRNHIKKEMTLAKRFFFIVFTDALCWIPIFILKLLSLLQVEIPGTITSWVVIFILPINSALNPLLYTLTTRPFKEMIQQVWYNYKQGRSIGSNSSQKTYGPSFIWVEMWPMQEITPELTKPAIYTDSSETSVSTHSTRLNSYR